Proteins from one Triticum aestivum cultivar Chinese Spring chromosome 7A, IWGSC CS RefSeq v2.1, whole genome shotgun sequence genomic window:
- the LOC123150513 gene encoding protein HOMOLOG OF MAMMALIAN LYST-INTERACTING PROTEIN 5, with the protein MGSGTEPAKGLLPYLQRADELQKHEPLVAYYCRLYAMEKGLVIPQKERTKMTNSILVSLINQLEKDKKSLTLGPDDHLHLEGFASSVFAKADKQDRAGRADINTAKTFYAASIFFEILSQFGELQPDLEQKQKYAIWKAAEIRKALKEGRKPEAGPPGGDKDEAPASTTTIDHDMGRSQSFGSRQNGNEASPHPIDKDFSRRDSFSAVQPGNISSRQGAEKFNDHVSAQAHFSPPPPPSEFSSPQSQFSPPPHSSYSSPSYQGTDYPPHDVHTPHPNYSSPSYTSTDYPTNEFHKPPSNYSPPPYTRADQPSDDGYNPQSNDKPEVSAYPQTYHQPPYTIEPQHTSQNYYATETPPAPYNYPNFQSYPSFQDSTLPSVTTHQPAFHPASDGGVPTAPSYTPPASNHPAPTQYHPSVDATHQVTPPAAPPASQYAYDSNYQPAVEKIAEAHKAARFAVGALAFDDVSIAVEHLKRALDLLTNPSAETH; encoded by the exons ATGGGGAGCGGCACGGAGCCGGCCAAGGGGCTGCTGCCCTACCTGCAGCGCGCCGACGAGCTGCAGAAGCACGAGCCCCTCGTCGCCTACTACT GTCGGTTGTACGCGATGGAGAAGGGGCTGGTGATCCCGCAGAAGGAGCGCACCAAGATGACCAACTCCATCCTCGTCTCCCTCATCAACCAGCTCGAGAAG GATAAGAAATCTTTGACCTTGGGGCCTGATGACCATCTTCATTTGGAGGGGTTTGCATCAAGTGTCTTTGCTAAAGCAGACAAACAGGATCGTGCTGGACGAGCTGACAT AAACACCGCAAAAACCTTCTATGCTGCCAGCATCTTTTTTGAGATTCTCAGTCAGTTTGGCGAGCTTCAACCTGAT CTTGAGCAGAAGCAGAAATATGCCATCTGGAAAGCTGCTGAAATTAGAAAAGCTCTCAAAGAAGGACGAAAGCCTGAAGCTGGCCCTCCTGGTGGGGACAAAGATGAAGCACCTGCCAGCACCACTACAATTGATCAT GATATGGGGCGAAGCCAGTCTTTTGGTAGCCGGCAGAATGGAAATGAAGCATCACCTCATCCTATAGACAAG GATTTTAGCAGGAGGGATAGCTTTTCTGCTGTCCAGCCAGGAAATATATCTTCTCGACAAGGTGCAGAGAAGTTCAATGATCATGTCTCTGCCCAGGCACATTTTTCACCACCACCTCCACCGTCCGAGTTCTCATCTCCACAGTCCCAGTTTTCACCCCCACCACATTCATCTTATTCCTCTCCCTCATACCAAGGAACAGATTACCCTCCTCATGATGTCCACACCCCACACCCCAATTATTCATCTCCCTCGTACACAAGCACAGACTACCCTACAAATGAGTTCCATAAACCACCATCCAATTACTCACCACCCCCGTACACAAGAGCAGATCAACCTTCGGACGATGGCTACAATCCTCAGAGCAATGATAAGCCAGAGGTTTCAGCTTATCCTCAGACATACCACCAACCACCCTACACAATTGAACCCCAGCACACCTCTCAAAACTACTACGCTACAGAAACCCCACCTGCTCCATACAACTACCCTAATTTCCAGTCTTACCCGAGCTTCCAGGACAGCACACTACCTTCTGTCACAACCCATCAACCTGCATTCCATCCTGCTAGTGATGGTGGTGTGCCAACTGCTCCATCATACACTCCTCCGGCATCAAATCATCCTGCACCGACGCAGTACCATCCGAGTGTTGATGCTACACACCAGGTTACCCCTCCCGCTGCGCCACCAGCTAGCCAATACGCGTATGACAGCAATTACCAGCCGGCGGTCGAGAAGATCGCTGAGGCTCACAAGGCAGCAAGATTTGCCGTCGGCGCTCTTGCATTCGACGACGTGTCAATTGCCGTGGAGCACCTGAAGCGTGCGCTGGATCTCCTGACGAACCCTTCTGCAGAAACTCACTAG
- the LOC123150511 gene encoding uncharacterized protein, which translates to MGCGRKRPRGGGELGRVAEIVMVLAVAGEVRGGRAPTAAERALVAEARGRLAASVAAVEVRPKELYPREAVRTLVEDLGLGRARDPAAMDYRPRRASIAERILLTKRKMEQVKESLVRPTTNVPQTTPSSATAIFQDGASKSAAGWNLSAAGSFPASTPTPVTMSSSILKQSRPNETPAGVSSSKSATIGQTNKSAHLTATRSSQSTVQSSSAGKSHEKKAPSAQPVNRNIVIGDHVPPGAAAFIQQEPCFSKHNAIAKNVQLVLHQPANHPSWTVPSTEYMHARVDCQICKTFITDVESLLVCDACERGVHLKCLQQDGNEGLSIADWYCPTCVAYSKGKPLPPKYGKVTRTIVASKARGVTLQRASENPRTKDESEKVAGNGSFIKQNSSEPGRSVRNSDMLALDTVSSKAQLGSASEFQKENTKHTDTLSKQKEGHGPPSRSLVTKTMESSSQIESSGGSTYSAAGNLSEQSHKQRETIELLPCAVNSVNDSTLQATAISDGGNSDHSFIDSSEMCGIEGNSDQLLNKDEQRTSSGRTPADQKHQEDVAADIGIGCPQDDETTEVNAMSEHNNVYLVTSNMDLCAKHEVMAGPKSEAVGYSSDLGDVDWVGDALKVVGNITYYNSCIVDGITYNLQDHILIGSKDGKSAPSKLQLLWEEHDSQSKLAMVNTYFFASDIPESATKPSSPEENEVYASNNQKTVMVSSICGPCDVLHVDKFREETNRRN; encoded by the exons ATGGGCTGCGGGCGGAAGCGGCCGCGGGGGGGCGGGGAGCTGGGGCGGGTGGCGGAGATCGTGATGGTGCTGGCGGTGGCCGGGGAGGTGCGGGGCGGCAGGGCGcccacggcggcggagcgggcgctcgtggcggaggcgcgggggcggctcgCAGCGTCGGTGGCGGCCGTGGAGGTACGGCCCAAGGAGCTGTACCCGAGGGAGGCCGTGCGCACGCTCGTGGAGGACCTCGGGCTCGGCCGCGCCAGGGATCCCGCCGCCATGGACTACCGCCCCCGCAGGGCCTCGATCGCCGAGAGGATCCTTCTCACCAAGCGCAAG ATGGAACAAGTCAAGGAATCTCTAGTACGTCCAACCACGAATGTTCCTCAGACAACACCCTCAAGTGCAACCGCTATATTCCAGGATGGAGCTTCCAAGTCCGCCGCTGGATGGAACCTGTCAGCTGCTGGGTCATTCCCTGCCTCAACCCCAACCCCAGTAACCATGTCTTCTTCTATCTTGAAGCAGTCCCGACCAAATGAAACACCAGCGGGAGTATCTTCTTCCAAATCAG CAACTATTGGCCAGACAAATAAATCAGCTCATCTTACTGCTACTAGGTCCAGCCAAAGCACAGTTCAGAGTTCTAGTGCAGGGAAATCTCATGAAAAGAAGGCACCTTCTGCTCAACCTGTCAACAGGAACATTGTTATTGGAGATCATGTTCCTCCGGGAGCAGCAGCATTTATTCAACAGGAACCCTGCTTCTCCAAGCACAACGCGATAGCAAAAAATGTTCAACTGGTTCTGCACCAACCTGCCAACCATCCTAGCTGGACGGTACCATCAACTGAGTATATGCATGCTCGGGTGGACTGTCAAATATGTAAAACATTTATCACTGATGTGGAGAGTTTACTTGTTTgtgatgcttgcgagaggggtgtACACTTAAAATGCCTTCAGCAGGATGGGAACGAAGGCCTGTCAATTGCAGATTGGTATTGTCCAACCTGTGTAGCGTATAGTAAGGGCAAACCTCTGCCTCCAAAATATGGCAAGGTTACAAGAACAATTGTTGCATCAAAGGCTAGAGGTGTAACTTTGCAGAGAGCATCAGAAAACCCACGCACAAAAGATGAGAGTGAAAAAGTGGCAGGAAACGGAAGTTTCATCAAGCAGAACTCCAGTGAACCTGGTAGGTCTGTACGTAACAGTGACATGTTGGCCTTAGACACTGTTAGTTCAAAAGCACAATTGGGCTCTGCTTCTGAATTTCAAAAGGAAAACACTAAACATACTGACACTCTGTCTAAACAAAAGGAAGGACATGGCCCACCTTCAAGAAGCTTAGTTACAAAGACCATGGAATCCTCCAGTCAAATTGAAAGTAGTGGAGGATCAACATATAGTGCTGCTGGAAATCTGTCGGAGCAGTCTCATAAGCAAAGAGAGACAATTGAGTTACTTCCATGTGCTGTGAATTCAGTAAATGATTCCACACTGCAGGCTACTGCAATTTCTGACGGGGGAAATTCCGACCATTCCTTCATTGACTCATCTGAAATGTGTGGAATAGAAGGAAACTCTGACCAACTTCTGAACAAGGACGAACAAAGAACCAGCAGCGGTAGAACACCAGCAGATCAAAAACATCAAGAAGATGTAGCCGCTGATATTGGAATAGGGTGTCCTCAGGATGATGAAACAACAGAAGTTAATGCCATGTCAGAACATAACAATGTGTATCTGGTGACATCAAACATGGACTTATGTGCTAAGCATGAAGTTATGGCAGGTCCAAAGAGTGAAGCTGTAGGTTACAGCTCAGATCTTGGTGATGTGGATTGGGTTGGCGATGCCCTGAAAGTTGTGGGCAACATAACTTATTATAACTCCTGTATTGTTGATGGTATAACATACAATCTCCAAGATCATATTTTGATTGGTTCCAAAGATGGCAAGTCTGCTCCATCCAAGCTGCAG TTACTGTGGGAAGAGCATGACTCCCAATCTAAGCTGGCTATGGTTAATACGTATTTCTTTGCTTCGGACATTCCAGAATCGGCTACCAAACCGTCTTCTCCTGAAGAGAATGAG GTATATGCTTCAAATAATCAAAAAACAGTAATGGTTTCTTCAATTTGTGGCCCATGTGATGTGTTGCATGTTGACAAGTTTAGAGAAGAGACTAATAGAAGAAATTAG